Genomic segment of Candidatus Spechtbacterales bacterium:
TTTATAAAAATGATAGAACAAATTATATGAAGAAATTAAAAGATATAGACATTAAACCCGGAACCCGTGTTTTACTAAGAGCGGATTTTAACGTTGCTATGGACAAGGGAAATATTGAAGATGATTTTCGCATGCGCGCCACACTGCCCACAATAAATTATTTAAGGGAAAGAGGTGCGCGTGTTTTAATATTGGCACACCTGGGAAGGCCGAAGGACGGTTATGAAGAACCTCTTAGCTTAATGCCGATTGCGGAACATTTAGGCACACTTTTAAGTGCGGATATTAAATTTTTTGAGGAAATAGAAATAGCGGAACAGGAATTGCCGAAAATGGAAAATGGAGAAGTGGCTGTTTTAGAAAATCTAAGGTTTGATAAAAGGGAGGAGGAAGGAAGCGAGGAGTTTGCGAAAGAACTCGCCGCCTTAGGCGATGTTTATGTGAATGATGCTTTTGGTGTAATTCACAGAGAGCATGCATCTGTTTATGCCTTGGCTAAACTTCTTCCTCATTCAGCCGGACTGCTTGTTGAAAAAGAAGTGGATATTTTAAGTACAATTCGCAAAGAGCCTGCAAAACCTCTTGTTTTTGTGATGGGAGGTAGCAAGGTTGAAACAAAAATAAAAACACTGTATAAACTTTTTGGTAGCATTGACGATGTGTGTCTTGGGGGGTTAATGTCAAACTCTATCATGAAGCTTAAGGGAATGGAAATTGGAAAATCGATGTATGATAAGGGTATCGACTTGGTATATATAGATGGAATGAACTTGAACGATGAAAAAATTCACCTTCCTTTGGATGTTGTTGTATCAACTGATGCTTCGGGTAAAAATTCTGTTAGGGTAACAGATATAGAACACATTGAAAAAGATGAGATGATATTGGATGCCGGCCCCAGAACAATAGAGTTATTCTCTCAGATAATAAAAAAGGCTGGAACCGTAGTGTGGAATGGACCACTGGGTCTTATAGAGGTTGATAAATTTGCTGAAGGCACGCGCGGGCTTGCACAAGCCATACTTAAAACAGAGGCAAAAGTTGTTGTAGGAGGGGGCGATGTTATGCGTATAATAGATGAGGTTGGCGCTGTTGATAAAATACACCATGCTTCAACCGGAGGCGGGGCCATGCTGGAATATCTTGCAGAGGGAACCTTACCTGCTTTGGAAGTTCTTAAGTAGGCTTTAGGCGTTAGCTTCTTAATTTTTTGGAGAAAAGATAAGAAGAGCTTCTAAGAAGCTAAAAAGCTAATTCTTAAAAAGTTACTTTATCATGAGTCTTTTTAATAAAATATGGAAGTTGCAAGAATCTGCTCCCGCGGAGTTTTTAAATGCGCATCCAAATTATTCACGCACCACAAAACAGCTTTTGTGGAATAGGGATATAAAAAAGGAGGAAGATATAGATAACTTTTTTAATTCTAATTACAACAAAGATGTACATAGCCCTCACACCTTAAAAGATATTGACCGAGCTGTTTCACGGATTAGCAGTGCCTTAGATAAAGGTGAGAGCATCTTAATTTATGGAGATTATGATGCCGATGGGGTTTGTGGAACAGCTTTGTTAAGAGAAGTTTTTAATGAGTTGGGGGCTAAAAAATTATCAACATACATACCTCATCGGGAGGATGAGGGTTACGGGCTTAACACACCCTCTATAAAGGATTTTATAAAAGAGGGTATTAATCTTATAGTTACCGTAGATTGCGGATCAAGCAACATAGAGGAAATAGAGTTTGCTAACAGTAGCGGTATAGATGTTGTAGTAATAGACCATCATCAGATTACTCGAGATGATAACCCTGCCTTCGCGCATGTGAACCCTCACCAGGAGGATGACAAGTACCCTTTTAAGGATCTTTGCGGGACAGGGGTAGCGTTTAAAGTATGCACCGCTCTTTTGGATTTTCGCCGCAAGAAGGGTGCCAAGGCGCCCATGGAAGGGTGGGAGAAGTGGCTTTTAGATTTGGTCGCGCTTGCAACAGTTACAGACGTCATGCCGCTCAAGGGAGAGAACAGGACGTTAGTAAAATACGGTCTTTATGTTCTTGCCCAAACACGCCGACCCGGCCTACAGGCGCTTTTAGAAAAAGCCCGTGTAAATGCAACATATGAAGATGGAGATATTTCCACCAACCTGGACGGATTTACCTTAGGTTTCATTTTGGGTCCGCGTATAAACGCCGCCGGAAGAATGGAACACGCTAATTTGGCATTAGATCTTTTGAATGCGAAAACAAAAAAAGAAGCGGATGTTTTGGCGCATATTTTAGATACAAAAAATAAAGAGCGCCAAAAACTTGTAGAAGACATTATTAACGAGATAGACCACAAGCAACTGGAAAGTTCAAATGTTATTTTCGCCGGTACCCATGACTGGCCGATAGGTGTCGCGGGTATTGTAGCGGGACGCCTTACGCAAGCATATAATAAGCCGGCCTTTATATACCAGAAGAAAGGAAACAAGCTCATCGGATCTGTTAGAGGTCCTGAGCATTTAAATATAGTAGAAATATTGCAGGGATGTGAAGATTTTCTTGATAAATTCGGAGGTCACAGGCAGGCAGCCGGCTTCACAGCTTTAGTTGAACATGAGGATAATCTTTTACGTAGCTTAAAGACCCAGGTGGCCCTGGCGATGGGAGAAATGTCTAAAGAGGAGGTATCGCCACGGGTTGTTGTTGATTCGGAAATAAGCGCTGAAGAAATAAACTGGAATTTGTATGATGAACTTGAAAAATTTGATCCATATGGAGAGAGTAACCCCAAGCCGGTTTTTTTATTACGCGGAGTTATAATAAGAAAACCCAGCATGGTGGGAGATGCCAAGAATCATTTCAAGTGTCTTATTGAAACATCATCAGGACGGACACTAAAAGCCATAGGATTTCGTTTCCCCCCCGAGGTAGCTCACACAGGGGATGGCTCACCTGCCGATATTCTTTTTGAGTTAGATAAAAATGAGTGGAACGGAACTCGTGAATTAGATCTCAAGCTTGTAGATGTCAGTGCAAAATATTTGTTGTAGAAAATTGACAAATATTCATAGAAAGTTTATAATAGGTATATATAATGTAATTGGAAGTAGAAAGTAACAATTTTTTATTTATGAGCACAAACCAACTACAACAATTATCAACACACCTGCAAGTTTTAGGATTGCAGGAAAAAGAAGCAAAGGTTTACGTTGCCTCCTCTTTTTTAGGCCCTTCTCCAGTACAACAGATTGCCAAGCAGGCAGGCATAAATAGGCCCACAGCTTATGTTATACTTGAGCAACTCGCTGAAAAGGGGCTGGTAAGTGAATCGACAGAAGAAAAGAAGGCAGTATATGTTCCCGAACCACCCGAAGCTCTTGAGCGGTGGCTTGAAAAACAGGAGAAAGAGCTTGAATTTAAAAAAAGAGAGCTGAAAGAGATGATTCCAAAACTTAAAAATACTCACAGAGAAAACATACCGGATGCGCCTCAAGTAAGGTTTTACAGGGGCTTGGACGGCATCAATGCCGTGTTGGCGGAATCTTTTAGAAAAGCTAAATCCAAGTCCGAGGTTTATGGCTTTACCAATATTGACCGGGTGCAAAAAATATTTCCTAAGTATTTTACTCAGGCCCCCAGTAAGAGAGTAAAAAAGAGTATATCAAGCAAGGTTTTGTACTGGTCTACAAAAACAGATGAGCCTTCGGATGAAAAATTACTTCGCACTACCCAAAAAATAGATGCGCCCCCAAAGGCCGATATTACTTTGTTTGAAGATCGCGCTACGCTTCTTACTTATAACGATAAGGATTCAGTAGGTATTGTTATAGAAAGCAAGGATATAGTAGGGGCTTTACGCCAGGTTTTTGAGCTCGCGTGGAAAAATCAAGATACTAAAGAAGGTGAAGATAAATAATTTGTCACCACAACTTGACAAATTAGGCAATATCTGCTAATATATACGCGACTGTAGCGAAATCAAGGAGGTGTGGTCAATGAAAACATGTAAAGTTTTCCGAAAAATTAGAACACCAAATTCCTCCTTCATGCTACAGTCCCAGTAGCATGAAAGGAGAAAAAGATGGGTGGACACTGATATAAAAATCCACGCACAACATCATCAGCTATAGTTAGTTCCTCTCTAAAAGTTTAGTGAAACACCCCTTTTGCCATGTTGTATTTATTACATGCCGGCTGAGGGGTTTTTGTTTTTTAGTGATATTTATTTTCTAAGTATAAAAAATATTACTATGTACTAAATTTGTAACAAAAAATACACAAAAAATACGCTGAAGTACAAGTAAATTGGTTGATTGTTTAAAAATTTGTAAAAAATATTTGACACTTTTTTAAAAGTATGCTAACATGTTGCCAATCAGGTTAATATCCCAATAACTTGATTAGCCCTTTTTATGAGGGACGGGATTCGAACCTGCTCTCTACAATTAAAAGTTGCAGAGAGCATATGGCCATTTCGGTTTTCCGGAGTTGCTACGCCACGAGGCATGCTTGGGAACAAGTGTCTTGCGAAACAAAAGGAGAGAGAAAGCGACACGCCAAAAAGTAATACAAAAGGACGTTCAGTCGTTTTCCAAGTTTCATACAAGACACAAAGGCTTGTTGGAAAAGTTGCTTGTCCGACAGGCCCTCAAACATCCGCAGCGGAGGAAGTATTAAGGAGAGAGACAATTTTCATATTAGTTTTTTTGTACTTCCTTCGCATCGGCTGTTTGAAGCCAATTATAAGGTTCTTTAGTTAGAGGAAGCGACCCCTCACATGCAATGCATGTGAGGGGTAAGCGAAACGCGAGAGTCGCTTAATAATTCCTCTGGGTAGTATCGCCCATTTTATCAAAAAATGGCCTCCTCGCTTCCATCCCTTCACGGTTTTATGTGAGAGACGATTAAAAGCGATACAAACAACAACACTAAATTTAGAGTATATAGATAAGGGTTGCTATTATTTTTGAAAGTTATTTACAAAAAATAAGAAACATGTTATAGTTGTAAAACATTTTTGCACCGCTCTCTCAGCAATTCAGCTGAAGTTGGATTTTTGAGAGAGTGGTTAAAGTAGGAAAACCCGGGTGTGAGCGTGTATGTGAGGGTTCCGTCCGAAAGGACAGGATAAACAAGACACGTAGTCGCGATATAATGCGCACCCAAAGCTTTAGTCACTTTTTCCTGCAAAAGGAAAAGTAAGGGATGCGGATCCTTGAGCAGAAACCTTCGGGAGCTGAGGCTTTATGAGAAGAGAGATAGCCGACTCTTCACCCAAAGTGGAACCTGCCAATCTGTATCTTGTATGTATAAGATACAGAGAACTTTCCTTTCCCGATTTCTGGCGGTTCGGGGTAAGCCCTCCATAGAGGGAAACAAAATCGCCATCCATTTAACGCAGCACTTATCGCGTACGCGATAAGTGCTGCTACTCTCAACCTCAAACAAGAAGAAAGGAGGTGAGGAATATGAGTACATTAATACTCACGGTTGATGATCTAACCGATGAGATTGTTGAAAGAGCAATTTCCGCGGGGTTAGTTAATGAGGAATCTGTAGTGCCAAATGTGGCGATAAAAGATATCTCAGTTAATGAAGAGATTGTTGATCAAATTAACACAACGCTCAAAAGTGCTTTAAGCTTTCTTGAGCTTATAAAAAAGGTCCGTTAAAGGACCAAAGGGTTAGCACCTTATATTTTCTGCTCTTATGGACAGTACCTAACGACGCAAGAGCAGCCGACCCTTTTGTTTTTCATTGTTGGAAAATAAAAGGGTCGGAGTGTTGCCCCTAATTGGGGCCCTTCGGCAAGTACTCTTCTTTAGGGAGAAGGGTCCGGTTTTTGAGGAGATCGCGTTATGCGGTTTCCCTAAACCGCATAACGTCTCTAGGTTTACCGAAACTAAACCTAATTCACCCCCCGGGGAGAGACCCGCGCGTAGACGCGGATAAGTCTCTCCCCGGCATTAAGTCCTTTCAGTTAGACCCGATGTACTATTTGTCTGCGTGCGAATGCACAGATAGAAGCACTCGGGTTTTTTTCTTTTTAACACGGCTGGCGTGTTAAAACCTGTGACAAGGTTTAAATAACCTATTAGTAAAAAGACGGTCGTCGCTTAGCTAGTAGGTTATTTGAAGGGTTAAAAGCTCAGGGTGAATAAATGATACAATATAAACAATGGCAAAGAACTCAAAGAAAAAAATTGAAATTTACACAGACGGAGGAGCGCGCGGAAATCCGGGCCCCGCGGCTTTGGGTGTTGTAATTGGTGCCCCTTTGAACAAGAGCTACTCAGAGTTTTTGGGTAAAAAAACCAATAATGAGGCCGAGTATGAGGCAGTTGCCTTTGCTTTAAAAAAACTAAAGTCTCTTTTGGGCAAGGACAATGTAAAAGACCTGGAAGTTGAAGTTTTTATGGATTCGGACTTGGCAGTAAACCAGCTTAATCATAAATATAAAGTTGAAAGCGAAAACATTATTCCTATATTTATAAAAATCCATAATTTGCGTCTGGATTATGGAAAAGTTCACTTTACTCACGTTCCCAGAGAGAAAAATAAAGACGCGGATAAGATGGTAAATATAGAGTTGGACAAACAAGCGGGAGGCAGTAGTTTATTTTGACATTAAAATAAAAGAACTGTATAAATACACATAGCAAGCGCTGGCGATTAAAAGAAGGTGGAGTCTAATGGACTGTGGGGAAATAAAGGAAGAGCTTGCCTCGTTCTTTCAAAGGGAGTGCAAAGAAATAGGTTTAACTGATAATTTTGTCACAGGTCATAAGGTGGGGAGAACTTTTTGGACTTGGAATATCGCAGATACATCTGATTCTGTACGTAGGATAGTTGAGGTAGGTATTTACCCCGATAAAGCCATTGAGGTTTTAGCAAAAGTATTATCTGCATCCTTTAAGGAAAGATATAGGTCAAATGAGAAAGTTATAGGTGTTTTAAAACTCACTGAAAAATTGGATACAGTTTGGCTTCAAGATGCTCTGCATAGAGCGGGTAAGTTTGCTCGAAATAACGACCTTTTAGAAATTTCTATAAGTGATGCCATGCCCGGCACATATAGGGACGTACTTTAAACAGTTTAAAACCCTGCAAAACGCGGGGTTTTTTGTATATCAAAAACCGCTCCTTTTGGGAACGGTTTTTGATATACTTCGAGCACTATAAGCCGAATTCTGTCCTCCTGAAAATTCAAGATGGAGAGTCATTTATCTGGATGCCATGTTGCCATAACACCTCAAGCGGCACTCCCCGTTAAAACGGGGCACGGCCTTGCACCGGGTGGGGTTTACCACTCCTATATGTCGCCATATCGGAGATCCGCCTTAGGCGGAACTTTTCACCTTTTACCAATGCAAGCATTGGTTAGTATAGTCTCTGTGGCACTTTCCCTACCCCTCACATGGATCGCCAAACACGAAATATATTTTTTAAATCAACAATTCATGTTCGATGAACCATGTGAGGGGCGGTTGGTGTTACCAACCACCCACTTCCTCCGACATATGCCGGAGGGGTGTTCGGACTTTCCTCCCTTCGCTAAAGCTTCGGGAGGTAAACCTCCTTGGACAAAAACGAAGAGCGACCCTCTGTACCCGAAAGTTCAATTATTATACACTGTTTTTAAGATTGTGTAAAGTTGAGTTAATGGTTTTTTCGGTATATTATCAAGACTGTATAACACTTTGTATATAATTGTAATTTCAGCTATGCGTAGAAACGATCTCGTTTACAATATTTTTCTGGTTCCTCTGGATTTTTTGATGCTTATTGGCGCGGTCTTTGCGGCGTATTTTTTGCGCTTGAGTCCTTTTATAATAGATATTCGTCCAGTGCTTTTTAATTTGACTCCCGGTCGCGTTTTTACGCTTACAGCGGCAGTTGCACTGTTTCTGATATTTTTGTTTGCTTTTAGCGGTTTATATCATATACGTAGAACAACATCTTTACTTGCTGAAGTTATAAAAGTCATTGTAGCAACATCTGCCGGGGTGGCAATTATAATTATATATATGTTTTTTCAGCGTGAATGGTTTGACTCGCGGTTTATCTTGCTTGCCGCCTGGGTATTTGCCGCTTTGTTTGTGAGTTTTGGAAGAATAGGAATGCGTTTTATTCGCAGGTTCGTTTTATACAAAAATGGCTTAGGCATTGAAAAAGTGCTGGTCTTTGGCGGGGGTGATAAGGTTTCTTTAATAAAAGAACAGGCAGCGCAAAATAAAACCCTGGGCTTAAAGCTGTTGAAGGTACTGGATTATCCTGATTTAGAGCTTATAAAAAAATTTCATAAAGAGGAGAGGATTCAGAGAGTTTTAGCCGCAGACATTGATTTTGACAGGCTTGAAATAATGAAAGTTGTAAATTTTTGCGAAGAGAATGGAATTCAGTTTTCTTATGTTCCCGATATGCTTGGTTCAATAGTTGCTGAAATGTCCCTGGACATTATGGAAGGCATACCTGTGGTTTCTATAAAACCAAGTCC
This window contains:
- a CDS encoding ribonuclease HI family protein, whose product is MAKNSKKKIEIYTDGGARGNPGPAALGVVIGAPLNKSYSEFLGKKTNNEAEYEAVAFALKKLKSLLGKDNVKDLEVEVFMDSDLAVNQLNHKYKVESENIIPIFIKIHNLRLDYGKVHFTHVPREKNKDADKMVNIELDKQAGGSSLF
- a CDS encoding sugar transferase, which translates into the protein MRRNDLVYNIFLVPLDFLMLIGAVFAAYFLRLSPFIIDIRPVLFNLTPGRVFTLTAAVALFLIFLFAFSGLYHIRRTTSLLAEVIKVIVATSAGVAIIIIYMFFQREWFDSRFILLAAWVFAALFVSFGRIGMRFIRRFVLYKNGLGIEKVLVFGGGDKVSLIKEQAAQNKTLGLKLLKVLDYPDLELIKKFHKEERIQRVLAADIDFDRLEIMKVVNFCEENGIQFSYVPDMLGSIVAEMSLDIMEGIPVVSIKPSPLDGWAKVLKRSVDVILSVIGIVLFFPLFLIFAFLIKWETEGPVLVKLKRVSNGKEFGLYKFRSMIKDADKQKDKLQQLNERGDGPLFKIANDPRITKVGKFMRARRLDEIPQLINVLSGDMSLVGPRPHEPAEIEQYKDYHKKVLAIKSGVTGMAQVSGASDLPFDEEVKLDRYYVENWSLKLDIIIMFKTVKLLLFDNSGI
- a CDS encoding helix-turn-helix domain-containing protein codes for the protein MSTNQLQQLSTHLQVLGLQEKEAKVYVASSFLGPSPVQQIAKQAGINRPTAYVILEQLAEKGLVSESTEEKKAVYVPEPPEALERWLEKQEKELEFKKRELKEMIPKLKNTHRENIPDAPQVRFYRGLDGINAVLAESFRKAKSKSEVYGFTNIDRVQKIFPKYFTQAPSKRVKKSISSKVLYWSTKTDEPSDEKLLRTTQKIDAPPKADITLFEDRATLLTYNDKDSVGIVIESKDIVGALRQVFELAWKNQDTKEGEDK
- the recJ gene encoding single-stranded-DNA-specific exonuclease RecJ → MSLFNKIWKLQESAPAEFLNAHPNYSRTTKQLLWNRDIKKEEDIDNFFNSNYNKDVHSPHTLKDIDRAVSRISSALDKGESILIYGDYDADGVCGTALLREVFNELGAKKLSTYIPHREDEGYGLNTPSIKDFIKEGINLIVTVDCGSSNIEEIEFANSSGIDVVVIDHHQITRDDNPAFAHVNPHQEDDKYPFKDLCGTGVAFKVCTALLDFRRKKGAKAPMEGWEKWLLDLVALATVTDVMPLKGENRTLVKYGLYVLAQTRRPGLQALLEKARVNATYEDGDISTNLDGFTLGFILGPRINAAGRMEHANLALDLLNAKTKKEADVLAHILDTKNKERQKLVEDIINEIDHKQLESSNVIFAGTHDWPIGVAGIVAGRLTQAYNKPAFIYQKKGNKLIGSVRGPEHLNIVEILQGCEDFLDKFGGHRQAAGFTALVEHEDNLLRSLKTQVALAMGEMSKEEVSPRVVVDSEISAEEINWNLYDELEKFDPYGESNPKPVFLLRGVIIRKPSMVGDAKNHFKCLIETSSGRTLKAIGFRFPPEVAHTGDGSPADILFELDKNEWNGTRELDLKLVDVSAKYLL
- a CDS encoding phosphoglycerate kinase, which encodes MKKLKDIDIKPGTRVLLRADFNVAMDKGNIEDDFRMRATLPTINYLRERGARVLILAHLGRPKDGYEEPLSLMPIAEHLGTLLSADIKFFEEIEIAEQELPKMENGEVAVLENLRFDKREEEGSEEFAKELAALGDVYVNDAFGVIHREHASVYALAKLLPHSAGLLVEKEVDILSTIRKEPAKPLVFVMGGSKVETKIKTLYKLFGSIDDVCLGGLMSNSIMKLKGMEIGKSMYDKGIDLVYIDGMNLNDEKIHLPLDVVVSTDASGKNSVRVTDIEHIEKDEMILDAGPRTIELFSQIIKKAGTVVWNGPLGLIEVDKFAEGTRGLAQAILKTEAKVVVGGGDVMRIIDEVGAVDKIHHASTGGGAMLEYLAEGTLPALEVLK